In a single window of the Chondrocystis sp. NIES-4102 genome:
- a CDS encoding small GTP-binding protein → MSKNEIKQTRNVAIVGPYSSGKTTLLESILFVSGAITRKGNIKDGNTVGDNSTEARDRQMSVELSVANTNYQNINFTFLDCPGSVEFAQETYNTLVGAGLVIVVCEPIIEKVLTLSPLFKFLDDWEIPHLVFINKIDRSSYGYMEILQAFKQVSSRPLVPQQYPIGQADTCIGYIDLITEQAYHYHSHSRADAVPLPENLREFEKAARQEMLETLANFDDHLLEELIEEIEPSQAEILQDLKQELSADLIVPVFFGIANNDYGVRPLLDALVREAPEPEITAQRRGLTPKTQGETIVQVLKTYFTAQGGRLSLVRVWQGELLDGMTLNGERIGGIYRLMGQQHLAIQEATEGEIVALARLETAKTGDTLTNSSKAIELPQADKITPVYALAIAPENRKDEVKLSNALSKLLDEDPALHWEQHGDTHEVILWGQGEVHLHVALDRLRRKYGLPMSTHLPQIPYKETIRTSVNSHGRYKHQSGGHGAFGDVYLDIKPLPRGEGFQFHQAIVGGVVPKQYIPGVETGVREYLKQGPLGYPVVDVDVTLTDGSHHSVDSSEQAFKQAARIAMNEGMSKCHPVLLEPVLYITVSVPSEFTSKALQLVTGRRGQILGYDRIADWKDWDTVSAYLPQAEMHNFIIELRSLTLGVGFFNWQYDHLQEVPEKLADTILATADS, encoded by the coding sequence ATGAGTAAAAACGAGATTAAGCAAACTCGTAATGTAGCAATTGTTGGGCCTTATTCTAGTGGAAAAACTACATTACTAGAAAGTATTTTATTTGTTAGCGGAGCAATTACTCGCAAAGGGAATATCAAAGACGGTAACACGGTGGGGGATAACTCTACGGAAGCTCGCGATCGCCAAATGAGTGTAGAGTTATCAGTAGCTAATACCAACTATCAAAATATTAATTTTACTTTTTTAGATTGTCCAGGATCTGTAGAATTTGCCCAAGAAACTTATAATACTCTAGTCGGTGCAGGACTCGTTATTGTCGTTTGTGAACCGATAATTGAAAAAGTTTTAACCCTCTCACCCTTATTTAAATTCCTTGATGATTGGGAGATTCCTCATCTAGTATTTATTAATAAAATTGACCGTAGTTCTTACGGTTACATGGAAATTTTACAAGCTTTTAAACAAGTTTCTAGTCGTCCTCTAGTTCCTCAACAATACCCTATAGGACAAGCTGACACTTGCATTGGTTATATTGATTTAATTACAGAACAAGCTTATCACTATCATTCCCATAGTCGCGCTGATGCTGTACCACTTCCCGAAAATTTACGAGAGTTTGAGAAGGCTGCAAGACAAGAAATGCTAGAAACTCTGGCAAATTTTGATGATCATTTATTAGAAGAATTGATAGAAGAAATTGAACCGAGTCAAGCAGAAATTTTACAGGATCTTAAACAGGAATTGAGTGCTGATCTGATCGTCCCTGTATTCTTTGGTATAGCTAATAATGATTATGGTGTTCGTCCTTTACTCGATGCTTTAGTTCGTGAAGCACCTGAACCTGAAATTACCGCCCAGCGTCGGGGTTTAACACCCAAAACCCAAGGAGAAACAATCGTTCAAGTATTAAAAACCTACTTTACCGCTCAAGGGGGACGTTTATCTTTAGTTCGAGTTTGGCAGGGTGAATTACTCGATGGCATGACTCTTAACGGCGAAAGAATTGGGGGTATATATCGCTTGATGGGACAGCAACATCTAGCAATACAAGAAGCAACTGAGGGTGAAATTGTGGCTCTGGCTCGTTTGGAAACAGCTAAAACAGGAGACACCCTAACTAATAGTAGTAAAGCTATAGAACTACCCCAAGCAGATAAAATAACTCCAGTTTATGCCCTGGCGATCGCTCCTGAAAATCGCAAAGATGAAGTAAAACTTAGCAATGCCTTAAGTAAACTATTGGATGAAGATCCAGCCTTGCATTGGGAACAACACGGGGATACTCATGAAGTTATTTTATGGGGACAGGGAGAAGTTCATCTTCATGTAGCTTTAGATCGTCTACGTCGTAAGTATGGCTTACCGATGAGTACCCATTTACCACAAATTCCCTATAAAGAAACTATTCGCACCTCCGTCAATTCCCACGGGCGTTATAAACATCAAAGTGGTGGACACGGGGCTTTTGGAGATGTTTACTTAGATATTAAACCCTTACCAAGAGGAGAAGGTTTTCAGTTTCATCAAGCTATTGTGGGGGGCGTAGTTCCTAAGCAGTATATTCCAGGAGTTGAAACAGGAGTTAGAGAATATCTTAAGCAGGGCCCTTTAGGTTATCCTGTAGTGGATGTTGATGTAACTTTAACTGATGGTTCACATCATTCTGTAGATAGTTCCGAACAAGCATTTAAGCAGGCTGCGCGTATTGCTATGAATGAGGGAATGAGCAAATGTCACCCAGTATTATTAGAACCTGTTTTATACATTACTGTTTCTGTGCCTAGCGAATTTACTTCTAAAGCCCTACAACTAGTTACAGGACGCAGAGGACAAATACTAGGTTACGATCGCATCGCTGACTGGAAAGATTGGGATACAGTCTCAGCTTACTTACCTCAAGCAGAAATGCACAACTTTATTATCGAATTGCGATCGCTTACTTTGGGAGTTGGTTTTTTTAATTGGCAATATGATCATCTGCAAGAAGTACCTGAAAAGCTAGCGGATACTATTTTAGCTACTGCGGATAGTTAA
- a CDS encoding thiol methyltransferase 1-like protein, translating to MNLTAKAWEQRYQDKSDPWDLGFPAPPFVNLLAADAPKPGKMAVLGCGKGHDALLFAEAGFEVTGFDFAPTAIAQATTTAQARNLQAQFIQQDIFALDNQFTHSFDYVLEHTCFCAIDPLKRSQYVEVVKSLLRPQGQLIGLFYTHNRPGGPPFGIKPQEVLQYFTPYFETIIFQIAKDSISRRQGDEHLAVFQLTTVGK from the coding sequence ATGAATTTAACCGCTAAAGCTTGGGAACAAAGATATCAAGATAAGAGCGATCCTTGGGATTTAGGATTTCCTGCTCCTCCTTTTGTTAATTTACTAGCTGCTGATGCTCCTAAGCCTGGAAAGATGGCTGTTTTAGGGTGTGGCAAAGGACACGATGCTTTACTATTTGCTGAGGCTGGTTTTGAAGTAACGGGGTTTGATTTTGCACCGACAGCGATCGCTCAAGCCACTACTACCGCACAAGCAAGAAACCTACAAGCGCAATTTATCCAACAAGATATCTTTGCTTTAGATAATCAGTTTACCCATAGCTTTGACTATGTACTTGAACACACTTGTTTTTGTGCCATCGATCCCCTAAAGCGATCGCAATATGTAGAGGTTGTAAAAAGTCTCTTGCGCCCACAAGGTCAGTTAATAGGTTTATTTTACACCCATAACCGTCCTGGAGGCCCGCCGTTTGGCATAAAGCCCCAAGAAGTTTTACAATATTTCACCCCTTATTTTGAAACGATTATTTTCCAAATAGCTAAAGATTCAATTTCCCGTCGCCAAGGAGACGAACACTTAGCAGTTTTTCAGCTTACTACGGTTGGCAAATGA
- a CDS encoding tetratricopeptide protein, with translation MSHRSGQVKENNQQSNSDLFEVNQNLPKPEDEKIPSLSSLSDADYEFLFNQLLEGVSHGWHDHRIAKFFDQLGDRGKQEDWVAWLERLRVKVVTLPIKSQRSLGTMMMRLGDLTKAIPKVAQIGVCCDQIGRELLFGDSEDIIWEYAGPDLILESATNEIAIETEQELSQRLPIDFSDLAASPPSEQVIVDFVDTTPDNDPSPSELPLSPSSIEIKDTITTDTYVAESSEIITSSTSNNSTPPSEITTTESQLSELEVINLEQLASLIKQDPELTQQIAEKLNLSLPTVSDIAQKPIKQTAISQLAELEQSSIELIESWFNLGLKQVGAGEFEKAIASWEKALKINPNLSEAWHNRGSALGRLGKYEDAVNSFQNALVIDQDNYQAWNDRAHALYQLQNWTEAINSWNNAIKIMPGNNLFWYHRGCAFEQLENWSEAIASYEKSLEIKPDFHPARSRYINLVADNSRSN, from the coding sequence ATGAGTCATAGGAGCGGACAAGTTAAGGAAAATAACCAGCAGTCAAACTCAGACTTATTTGAGGTTAATCAAAACCTACCCAAGCCTGAAGATGAGAAGATACCCTCATTATCTTCGTTAAGTGATGCTGACTATGAATTTTTATTTAATCAGCTATTAGAGGGGGTGAGTCATGGTTGGCATGATCACAGAATAGCTAAATTCTTTGATCAATTAGGCGATCGCGGTAAACAAGAAGATTGGGTTGCTTGGTTAGAGCGTCTAAGAGTCAAGGTTGTAACTCTCCCCATTAAGTCTCAACGCTCATTGGGTACGATGATGATGCGTCTAGGAGACTTAACCAAAGCTATACCAAAAGTTGCTCAAATAGGGGTTTGCTGTGATCAAATTGGTAGAGAATTATTATTTGGGGATAGCGAAGATATCATCTGGGAATACGCGGGCCCTGATCTAATTTTGGAGTCAGCAACTAATGAGATAGCTATAGAAACTGAGCAAGAATTATCTCAACGATTACCGATCGATTTTAGCGATCTTGCTGCTTCACCGCCATCGGAACAAGTAATAGTAGATTTTGTAGATACTACTCCAGACAATGATCCCAGCCCATCAGAATTACCTCTGTCTCCATCGTCAATTGAGATTAAAGATACCATAACCACTGATACCTACGTAGCAGAATCATCAGAGATAATCACAAGTAGCACATCAAATAACTCTACACCACCTAGTGAGATAACCACTACCGAATCACAACTATCAGAACTAGAAGTTATCAATTTAGAACAACTAGCAAGTTTAATTAAACAAGATCCAGAATTAACTCAACAAATAGCCGAAAAACTAAATCTTTCCTTACCCACAGTTAGTGATATAGCTCAAAAACCCATAAAACAGACAGCTATAAGCCAATTAGCCGAGCTTGAGCAATCTAGTATCGAGTTAATCGAAAGTTGGTTCAATTTAGGACTAAAACAAGTGGGAGCGGGAGAATTTGAAAAAGCGATCGCATCCTGGGAAAAAGCCTTAAAAATAAATCCTAATCTTTCAGAAGCCTGGCATAATCGAGGTAGTGCTTTAGGACGCTTAGGCAAATATGAAGATGCAGTCAATTCATTTCAAAACGCCTTAGTTATTGATCAAGATAACTATCAAGCTTGGAATGACCGCGCCCATGCTCTATATCAGTTACAAAATTGGACAGAAGCAATCAATAGTTGGAACAATGCTATTAAAATAATGCCAGGTAATAATTTATTCTGGTATCACCGTGGCTGCGCCTTTGAACAACTAGAAAATTGGTCAGAAGCGATCGCAAGTTATGAAAAATCTTTGGAAATTAAACCAGATTTTCATCCAGCCCGCTCAAGATATATTAACCTAGTAGCAGATAACTCTCGTTCAAATTAG
- a CDS encoding serine/threonine protein kinase: MLERYHIKQKISHKAGRSTYLADDLETNEQVIIKILEFNELLTWEDFKLFEREAKTLKNLNHPHIPKYLDYFEVESEKQHGFALVQSYIKASSLAEIIERGVNFSESEIVELAEKILNILKYLHNLNPPIIHRDIKPSNILLSNRSGNSIGEIYLVDFGSIQTIAKKETGTITIVGSYGYIPLEQFMGKTTFASDLYSLGMTLIYLVTGIHPADLTQVKGKVQFNTNNISRNFAAWLEKITDPYVDNRYQSAAIALTALQTKNNNSDFIHLKPQYSKINLSREYDELIITYPFVGVKDSNVFGWLVLLLLLCFPLLPLAAPYLLAIITIPVLLFFMIKILSKRLGSTHGVVIMTRNKDNNISTGIGSYFQRYSEPNLINSLQTQANNNRADKFLKTVKKINWNSSCDNEKINLIVYNPSYSFDKCFNSKGHLVHGRTITVSSKLSINGTGSPDRRDIFQNNKLSDDELWWVGQEISEFLDLELQVVYSTPIVPPKPEAD; this comes from the coding sequence ATGCTAGAAAGATATCACATCAAACAAAAAATAAGTCATAAAGCAGGTAGAAGTACCTATTTAGCTGATGATTTGGAAACTAATGAGCAAGTTATCATTAAAATTCTTGAGTTTAACGAGCTACTTACTTGGGAAGATTTTAAACTATTTGAAAGAGAAGCCAAAACCTTAAAGAACTTAAACCATCCTCATATCCCAAAATATCTTGATTATTTTGAAGTCGAGTCAGAAAAGCAGCACGGTTTCGCTTTAGTACAATCCTATATCAAAGCATCGTCTTTAGCTGAAATAATAGAGCGTGGTGTTAATTTCTCAGAGTCAGAAATAGTTGAATTAGCAGAAAAAATACTCAACATTTTAAAGTATCTACACAATCTTAATCCTCCCATAATTCATCGAGATATTAAACCCAGTAATATTTTATTAAGCAATCGATCTGGTAATAGTATTGGTGAGATATATTTAGTAGATTTCGGTTCAATACAAACAATAGCCAAGAAAGAAACAGGAACTATTACGATCGTTGGTAGTTACGGTTATATTCCCCTAGAACAATTTATGGGAAAAACTACTTTCGCCTCGGATCTTTATAGTTTGGGGATGACTTTAATCTATTTAGTTACAGGAATTCATCCAGCAGACTTAACTCAAGTTAAAGGGAAAGTTCAATTTAATACTAATAATATAAGTCGCAACTTTGCAGCTTGGCTAGAGAAAATTACTGATCCTTATGTAGATAATAGATATCAATCGGCTGCTATAGCTCTTACGGCTTTACAGACTAAGAATAATAATAGTGATTTTATACATTTAAAACCACAATACAGTAAAATTAATTTATCTCGCGAATATGATGAATTAATTATTACTTATCCTTTTGTGGGAGTTAAGGATAGCAATGTGTTTGGCTGGTTAGTTCTTTTATTACTTCTTTGTTTTCCCTTATTACCTTTAGCTGCTCCTTATCTTTTAGCAATTATTACTATTCCTGTGTTGCTATTTTTTATGATAAAAATATTATCAAAACGCCTAGGCTCAACTCATGGAGTTGTAATAATGACTAGAAATAAAGATAATAATATTTCTACTGGAATTGGTAGTTATTTTCAAAGATATAGTGAACCCAATTTGATTAATTCTTTACAAACACAAGCTAATAATAATCGAGCAGACAAATTTTTAAAGACTGTTAAAAAAATCAACTGGAATAGTTCGTGCGATAATGAAAAAATCAATCTGATAGTTTACAATCCTAGCTATTCTTTCGATAAATGTTTTAATAGCAAAGGACATTTAGTTCACGGCAGAACTATAACTGTATCTTCCAAATTATCAATTAACGGAACTGGTAGTCCAGACAGAAGAGATATATTTCAAAATAATAAATTATCTGATGATGAACTTTGGTGGGTAGGGCAAGAAATTAGCGAATTTTTGGATTTAGAATTACAAGTTGTATATTCAACCCCTATAGTCCCACCTAAACCTGAAGCAGACTAA
- a CDS encoding PBS lyase HEAT-like repeat protein, with amino-acid sequence MSSLSDQLSDHFTPGASGVGDSLYPNFGNGGYDATHYQVNLNITDVATSTLDATTNINAIATQDLSSFNLDFIGFTVNEITVNGESAQFSRNGQELTIIPPEFITTGETFNVAVNYSGAPTPINSVAFTFPVPTGWIITENGSFVLSEPDGAANFYPVNDHPLDRASYTFNVTVPEPYEVAANGVLEQTLDNGETTTYTFEARDPMVSYLTTINIDQDFKLETSISESGVLIRNYFASDIAQEKLELFDLQPAMVDFFSEIYGTYPFEVYGAVVVNAETGSALETQTLSIFGVDTLDREDLEGTIAHETAHQWFGNHLALSDWQDIWLNESLATYSQGLWVEHSQGALALDEWVKEQYSFIAENFDTLVIPGAPPKDDLFNSAVYEWGALGLHALRLAIGDDDFFASLRTYYDRYSGDNVKPEDFIAVVKEISQEDVQLFDRWIYSDTLASIPELNLFAGTLQNDILCGTSADELYSGLAGDDTIYGNGGMDTLIGNGGDDIIYGNGSEDFIDGGEGSDIIWLCGAATVVLATGVGSDTLNNFQLASTKLQIGDIDINSLSFFDSSRGAQIFQSEDLLATITGESASTLSDNVTDIFV; translated from the coding sequence ATGTCTTCTCTTAGCGATCAATTATCTGACCATTTCACCCCAGGAGCAAGTGGAGTGGGTGATTCCCTTTATCCAAATTTTGGCAATGGAGGTTATGATGCAACTCACTATCAAGTTAATTTAAATATTACGGATGTTGCTACAAGTACATTAGATGCAACTACCAACATCAACGCGATCGCAACTCAAGATTTAAGTAGTTTTAATCTGGATTTTATTGGTTTTACAGTTAATGAAATTACTGTTAATGGTGAATCTGCTCAATTTAGTCGCAACGGACAAGAGTTAACCATTATTCCCCCAGAATTTATTACAACGGGAGAAACATTTAATGTAGCAGTTAACTATAGTGGCGCACCTACTCCTATCAACTCTGTGGCTTTTACCTTTCCTGTGCCAACTGGTTGGATAATTACCGAAAATGGCAGTTTTGTTTTAAGTGAGCCTGACGGTGCTGCTAATTTCTATCCCGTCAATGATCACCCTTTAGATCGAGCTTCCTACACCTTTAATGTAACTGTTCCAGAACCTTATGAGGTGGCAGCTAATGGTGTATTAGAGCAAACCCTAGACAATGGTGAAACCACAACCTACACCTTTGAGGCGCGCGATCCAATGGTAAGTTATCTGACAACGATCAATATTGATCAAGATTTTAAGTTGGAAACTAGTATCAGTGAAAGCGGTGTCTTAATACGTAATTACTTTGCTTCAGATATTGCCCAAGAGAAATTAGAATTATTTGATTTACAACCTGCAATGGTTGATTTTTTTAGCGAAATTTATGGAACATATCCTTTTGAAGTTTACGGGGCTGTAGTAGTTAATGCTGAAACAGGATCGGCTTTAGAAACACAAACCCTTTCTATTTTTGGAGTGGATACATTAGATAGAGAAGATCTAGAAGGGACGATCGCCCATGAAACGGCGCATCAATGGTTTGGTAATCATCTGGCTTTATCAGACTGGCAGGATATTTGGCTCAATGAAAGCTTGGCTACCTATTCTCAGGGGCTGTGGGTAGAACATAGTCAGGGTGCATTAGCATTAGATGAGTGGGTAAAAGAGCAGTATAGTTTTATTGCCGAGAATTTCGACACCCTTGTCATTCCAGGCGCACCACCGAAAGATGATTTATTTAATTCTGCGGTTTATGAATGGGGTGCATTGGGTTTACACGCTTTACGTTTAGCTATAGGGGATGATGATTTTTTTGCAAGTTTGCGAACTTATTACGATCGCTATTCTGGGGATAATGTTAAACCTGAAGACTTTATTGCTGTGGTTAAAGAGATAAGTCAAGAAGATGTTCAACTTTTTGATCGCTGGATTTATAGTGATACTCTTGCTTCTATTCCCGAACTTAATTTATTTGCAGGGACGCTACAAAATGATATCTTATGTGGCACAAGTGCGGATGAGTTATATAGTGGTTTAGCTGGAGACGATACTATCTATGGAAATGGCGGTATGGATACCCTCATTGGCAATGGCGGTGACGATATTATTTATGGAAATGGCAGTGAGGATTTTATAGATGGTGGTGAAGGGTCTGATATTATTTGGTTATGTGGTGCAGCAACTGTGGTTTTAGCAACGGGAGTAGGATCTGATACCCTCAACAACTTTCAATTGGCAAGTACTAAGCTACAAATAGGCGACATAGACATTAATAGTCTTTCTTTTTTTGATAGTAGTCGAGGGGCGCAAATCTTTCAATCTGAGGATCTTTTGGCTACCATAACTGGGGAATCAGCAAGTACTTTAAGTGATAATGTTACTGATATTTTTGTCTAA
- the dnaX_1 gene encoding DNA polymerase III subunit gamma/tau, which translates to MTYEPLHHKYRPQTFKDLVGQQTISLTLSNALKQAKIAPAYLFTGPRGTGKTSSARILAKSLNCLNYSQPTPEPCGKCEVCRAIANGSALDVIEIDAASNTGVDNIREIIDRSRFAPVQCRYKVYVIDECHMLSSAAFNALLKTLEEPPPQVVFVLATTDPQRVLSTIISRCQRFDYRRIPIEQMCNHLTYIAQMEKIAITPEAIALIAQIANGGLRDAESLLDQLSLFPDEISVAKVWDLVGAVPEQDLLQLLEAVKNNNSIGILQQCRSLLDRGREPLVVLQNLASFYLNLLIAKTAPQSPDLVAVTETCWQQLCSMGKDWDINLILYGQQQLKLAEAQLKQTTQPRLWLEITLLGLIPNTEQPIRYIQPAPAIATSAKTTPDIQPAPAIATEPKTAPDIQPAPAIATEPKTAPVQPPTSPPPPPKTNDQHQVINQPVTPPPVEIKADVESEDIWQKVVSRIQPPTTQALLKQQCHLVSFDGFSAIVGISTDRLQKLHQGKVSNIEAAFFQVCQRKIRVQLEVANAGVAKDPVAVIKSDISLPVNHATAQDNKTDIVTPIIQESKVIPLRVNNATVQDLKSDIVTPIIQESKVISLPVNHATVQDLKTDLITPIIQESEFISDDFDPDLQKAIDKLTASFEGELVRLDSTEEQVKDISVTELIADLTREELSSDEYEDEDEF; encoded by the coding sequence ATGACCTACGAACCTCTACACCACAAGTATCGACCGCAAACTTTTAAAGATTTAGTCGGTCAACAAACGATTTCCTTAACCTTAAGTAATGCCTTAAAACAGGCAAAAATTGCCCCTGCTTATTTATTTACAGGACCCAGGGGAACTGGTAAGACTTCTAGTGCCAGAATTTTAGCAAAATCTCTTAATTGCTTAAATTATAGTCAACCGACCCCCGAACCCTGTGGCAAATGCGAAGTATGTAGGGCGATCGCCAATGGTTCAGCCTTGGATGTAATTGAAATTGATGCTGCAAGTAATACAGGGGTGGATAATATCCGCGAAATTATCGATCGCTCGCGTTTTGCACCCGTACAGTGTCGTTATAAGGTTTATGTGATTGATGAATGTCATATGCTCAGTAGTGCTGCCTTTAATGCCCTATTAAAGACTTTAGAAGAGCCACCACCACAGGTTGTATTTGTTCTGGCTACTACCGATCCTCAAAGAGTTCTATCAACGATTATTTCCCGTTGTCAAAGGTTTGATTATCGCCGTATTCCCATAGAGCAGATGTGCAACCATTTAACATATATTGCACAGATGGAAAAGATTGCTATTACTCCAGAGGCGATCGCTTTAATTGCTCAAATTGCTAATGGTGGTTTGAGAGATGCGGAAAGTTTATTGGATCAACTAAGTTTATTCCCCGATGAAATTTCTGTAGCTAAGGTTTGGGATTTAGTTGGGGCTGTACCTGAACAAGATTTATTACAATTATTGGAGGCGGTGAAAAATAATAATTCTATAGGCATCCTACAGCAATGTCGTAGTCTTTTGGATCGTGGACGAGAACCCCTAGTTGTTTTACAGAATTTAGCTAGTTTTTATTTAAATTTATTAATTGCTAAAACCGCCCCTCAATCTCCTGATCTGGTAGCTGTTACTGAGACTTGCTGGCAACAGTTATGTAGCATGGGTAAAGACTGGGATATTAACTTAATTTTATATGGACAACAGCAACTCAAACTCGCCGAAGCACAATTGAAGCAGACGACGCAACCCCGTTTATGGTTGGAAATTACTTTATTGGGTTTAATACCTAATACAGAGCAACCTATAAGATATATACAACCTGCGCCAGCTATTGCTACTTCAGCTAAAACTACGCCAGACATACAACCTGCGCCAGCTATTGCTACTGAACCTAAAACTGCGCCAGACATACAACCTGCGCCAGCTATTGCTACTGAACCTAAAACTGCGCCAGTACAACCCCCAACCTCGCCCCCACCGCCACCTAAGACTAATGATCAACACCAAGTAATTAACCAGCCTGTTACACCGCCCCCAGTAGAAATTAAGGCAGATGTGGAAAGTGAGGATATCTGGCAAAAAGTTGTCAGTCGTATACAGCCACCCACCACCCAAGCTTTATTAAAACAGCAGTGTCATTTAGTTAGTTTTGATGGTTTTAGTGCAATTGTAGGTATTAGTACAGATAGATTACAAAAACTGCATCAGGGTAAAGTCTCTAATATTGAAGCTGCTTTTTTCCAGGTTTGCCAGCGTAAAATTAGAGTGCAATTAGAAGTGGCTAATGCTGGTGTGGCTAAAGATCCAGTAGCAGTAATTAAATCTGATATATCACTCCCAGTTAATCATGCAACAGCCCAGGATAACAAGACAGATATAGTAACGCCGATTATACAAGAGTCTAAAGTAATACCACTTCGGGTTAATAATGCAACAGTGCAGGATCTTAAAAGCGATATAGTAACGCCGATTATACAAGAGTCTAAAGTAATATCACTCCCAGTTAATCATGCAACAGTGCAGGATCTTAAAACAGATTTAATAACGCCGATTATACAAGAGTCGGAATTTATTTCTGATGATTTTGATCCAGATTTACAAAAAGCGATTGATAAGTTAACCGCTAGTTTTGAAGGTGAATTAGTTCGTTTAGATAGCACCGAGGAACAAGTAAAGGATATCTCTGTAACAGAGTTAATCGCTGACTTGACAAGGGAAGAATTAAGTAGTGATGAATATGAAGATGAGGATGAGTTTTAA
- a CDS encoding aminotransferase class I and II: MQFATRLQNLDRNVFADMDRAKTQARNAGKEIIDLSLGSADLPVAESTIKVIETALHNPDTHGYLLHAATKDFREAAAKWYSDRFGIAVDPQTEVLQLIGSQEGTAHLPLAILNPGDVALLLDPGYPSHAGGVYLAGGDIYPMPLLAENNFLPVLKDIPEQVLSKSKMMVLSYPHNPTTAIAPLSFFEEVVSFCRQHDLVLVHDFPYVDLVFTDSHSTPINTLAPSIFQADPQKELSIEFFTLSKSYNMGGFRIGYAIGNQNLINALRQIKAVVDFNQYRGILDGAIAAMSGSQQAVAQTVATFQQRRDVFIQALEAIGWHVPSPIATMYVWAKLPPAWQNNSVDFCTKLVAATGVAISPGAGFGSSGEGYVRFALVREPDVLQQAVIKIKEFLTTSA; this comes from the coding sequence ATGCAGTTTGCCACACGATTACAAAATTTAGATCGCAACGTCTTTGCGGATATGGATCGGGCTAAAACCCAAGCTAGAAATGCTGGGAAGGAAATTATTGATTTATCTCTAGGATCAGCCGATTTACCCGTAGCTGAATCTACAATTAAAGTAATTGAAACCGCCCTGCATAATCCTGATACCCACGGTTATCTACTTCATGCTGCAACTAAAGACTTTAGGGAGGCTGCTGCTAAATGGTATAGCGATCGCTTTGGTATTGCTGTTGATCCTCAAACCGAGGTTTTACAATTAATAGGATCTCAAGAAGGTACAGCCCATTTACCCTTGGCAATTCTTAACCCTGGTGATGTGGCTTTATTACTCGATCCTGGTTATCCTTCCCATGCAGGCGGAGTTTATTTAGCAGGGGGAGATATATATCCTATGCCATTACTGGCGGAAAATAATTTTTTACCTGTACTAAAGGATATCCCAGAACAGGTATTATCTAAGTCTAAAATGATGGTGTTAAGTTACCCCCATAACCCGACAACCGCGATCGCACCTCTGAGTTTTTTTGAGGAAGTTGTTAGTTTTTGTCGTCAACATGATTTAGTTTTAGTTCACGATTTCCCTTATGTGGATTTGGTATTTACTGATTCACACTCTACACCAATTAACACCCTTGCTCCCTCAATTTTTCAAGCCGATCCTCAAAAGGAATTGAGTATTGAATTTTTTACTCTTTCTAAGTCCTATAATATGGGCGGATTTCGTATAGGTTATGCCATCGGTAATCAGAATCTAATTAATGCCCTGCGACAAATTAAAGCTGTAGTAGACTTTAATCAGTATCGTGGTATTTTAGACGGCGCGATCGCTGCTATGTCTGGATCTCAACAAGCTGTTGCTCAAACTGTGGCGACTTTTCAACAACGTCGTGATGTCTTTATTCAAGCTCTAGAGGCGATCGGTTGGCACGTACCCTCACCTATCGCTACCATGTATGTCTGGGCTAAATTACCCCCTGCTTGGCAAAATAACTCCGTGGACTTTTGTACTAAATTGGTAGCAGCTACTGGCGTGGCTATCTCTCCTGGGGCTGGTTTTGGTAGTTCGGGAGAAGGTTATGTACGCTTTGCTTTAGTTAGAGAACCCGATGTACTACAACAAGCAGTGATTAAAATTAAAGAGTTTTTAACAACATCTGCTTAA